From the Hevea brasiliensis isolate MT/VB/25A 57/8 chromosome 15, ASM3005281v1, whole genome shotgun sequence genome, one window contains:
- the LOC110656659 gene encoding CASP-like protein 2A1, whose product MDKGSKVGGAGSSPMGLMGSTTDEKEEAASSPMRTAETILRLVPMALCISALVLMLKNSQTNDFGSLSYSDLCAFRYLVHANGICAGYSLLSAVIVAMPRPSTMSKAWTFFFLDQVLTYIILAAAAVSVEVLYLARKGDTSITWSAVCVSFGGFCHKATASAIITFAVVACYILLSLLSSYKLFSRFSAPAISNPGKGIEIAGFQG is encoded by the exons atggataaAGGCAGCAAAGTAGGAGGTGCAGGCAGCTCGCCCATGGGGTTGATGGGTTCGACGACAGATGAGAAAGAGGAAGCAGCAAGCAGCCCCATGCGCACAGCTGAGACCATTCTGCGTCTCGTCCCAATGGCTTTGTGTATCTCAGCCCTAGTCCTCATGCTCAAGAATTCTCAGACCAATGACTTTGGCTCCCTCTCTTACTCTGATCTTTGTGCTTTCAG GTATTTGGTGCATGCCAATGGCATATGTGCTGGTTATTCCCTTCTTTCGGCTGTGATTGTAGCAATGCCTCGACCATCCACCATGTCCAAAGCCTGGACATTCTTCTTCCTTGATCAG GTGTTAACATACATAATTCTGGCGGCGGCTGCGGTATCGGTGGAGGTGCTGTACCTGGCACGAAAGGGAGACACATCCATCACTTGGAGTGCAGTTTGTGTATCGTTTGGGGGATTCTGTCACAAGGCCACAGCATCTGCAATCATTACATTTGCTGTAGTAGCTTGCTATATACTGCTTTCGCTTCTCTCCTCATACAAACTTTTCAGCAGATTTAGTGCACCAGCTATAAGCAACCCTGGTAAGGGCATTGAGATTGCCGGCTTTCAAGGCTAA
- the LOC110656652 gene encoding probable glutathione S-transferase parC, whose protein sequence is MANEVILLDFWPSPFGMRVRIALAEKGVKYEYRDEDLRNKSPLLLQMNPIHKKIPVLIHNGRPVCESLVAVQYVDEAWNDKSPLLPSDPYQRAQARFWADFVDKKIYDIGKKTWATKGEELEAAKKEFIDALKLLEVELGNKPYFGGETIGYVDVVLIPFYCWFYAYETCGNFSIEPECPVLIAWAKRCMQKESISESLPDQQKVYEFVLMMRKNLGIE, encoded by the exons GAGGGTCAGAATAGCATTGGCTGAGAAGGGTGTCAAGTATGAGTACAGAGATGAGGACTTGAGGAACAAGAGCCCTCTTCTCTTGCAGATGAACCCAATTCACAAGAAGATTCCTGTTCTCATTCACAACGGAAGACCCGTTTGCGAGTCCCTTGTTGCTGTCCAGTATGTTGATGAAGCGTGGAACGATAAGTCTCCTCTCCTGCCCTCCGATCCTTACCAGAGAGCCCAGGCTAGATTCTGGGCTGATTTTGTCGAcaagaag ATATATGATATTGGGAAGAAGACATGGGCTACAAAAGGAGAAGAGCTGGAGGCAGCCAAGAAGGAATTCATTGACGCCCTTAAGTTGTTGGAAGTTGAGCTTGGAAACAAGCCTTATTTTGGTGGGGAGACCATTGGATATGTGGATGTTGTACTCATACCATTTTATTGCTGGTTTTATGCCTATGAGACCTGTGGCAACTTCAGCATAGAGCCCGAGTGTCCTGTTCTGATAGCTTGGGCTAAGAGGTGCATGCAGAAAGAATCTATATCCGAGTCCCTTCCTGACCAACAAAAGGTCTATGAATTTGTCCTGATGATGAGAAAGAATTTAGGGATCGAGTAG